DNA from Synechococcus elongatus PCC 6301:
CCGTGACGTGATTGCCTTCCCACTGCTACGCCCCGAAGCGAGCTCGGAAGAGGCCGAAGCCTAAATTTGCCAGTCACAGCCTCGGGGTGCGATCGCGCCCCAAGGTTGAGTCTTAGCGCCGTTAGCCTAGCTGGCAGCGATCGCTTTGACTGGCTGGTTGCTGGGACCCCAAATGGGATCCTGTCGGAGGACTGGCCAGAGCTGCCTGCGATCGCAAATAAGGAGTGTCAAAATGAAGAAATGTTGCGTTTCTGATCGCTCCAGCAGTCATGGCGGATCCCATCACTAAGTTTGCCTACCAGACCTTTCAGCAGAGCAAAAGCCTGCTGGGGCTGACTCACAAGAACCTCAGCACGCAACTGATGCGGTTGCTCGCACCCACGAATGGTGAGCGAGAAGGTATCTCGCCAGCTCTGATGAGCCAACTGCAGGCGTCGATGCAAGTGTTGCTCGACGAAGACTATGCAGATGCTGAGGCCGGCGTCTATCCGCTGTCGCAGCTGTTCGATACGCCGTGGCAGGACATCGTGCAGCAATATCCCCGCCTCTGGCTGGATATGCCATCAACTTGGCAGCGCGCCCGCGAGAAGCGCTATCAAGACTTTGATGAAACCGTCGAAACCGATCGCTATCCCAGCTACTACGTCCAAAACTTTCATCACCAGACGGGCGGCTACCTGACCGAGGAATCGGCAGAGCTCTACGATCTGCAGGTCGAGATTCTCTTTAACGGCACCGCCGATCCGATGCGGCGGCGAATTCTGCGCCCCCTCAAGCAGGGACTGCAAGCCTTGGCTCGCCCTGAAAAAGATCTACGTGTGCTGGATGTGGCTTGCGGCACGGGTCGGACCCTGCGCCATTTGCGATCGGCACTGCCCAGCGCCAACCTCTACGGCACCGACCTATCGCCCGCCTATCTCCGTAAAGCCAACCAACTCCTCTCAGAACGGCCGGGAGAACTACCGCAACTGCTGCAGGCTAACGCGGAAGAACTGCCCTATCAAGATGGCTTCTTCCAAGGCGTGACTTCTGTTTTCCTCTTCCATGAATTGCCGCCGCAAGCTCGGCAAAACGTGATCAATGAATGCTTCCGCGTGCTTGAAGCGGGCGGCACCGTTGTCCTCAATGATTCGATTCAGGCGATCGACTCACCGGAATTCCGCCCTCTGATGGATGGCTTCTATCAGATGTTCCACGAGCCCTACTACCGTCATTACATGGAAGATGATCTCTGCGATCGCCTTGGCCAAGCGGGGTTTGTCGATATCCAAACCAGCAACCACTTTATGAGCAAAATCTGGGTGGCCCGCAAGCCGATCGCCTAATCGCTGCTGCGATCGCCACAGAGGAGCGATCGCAGCAGGCTTTTACAACGAAATAAGTCAGTCAACTTTGCTGTTCAGCGATAACCAGACGAAGTCACTGCCCAAATTCAAGGTTGGTAGTGATGGCATTGCAGTCTCTAATCTAGTTAGAACGCTGAATTTAGCTGACAATCGTCCAAGACCAGGGGCAAGAGCCTCTGGCTCCCCTATCTTGAGACTATCTCAACTGAAACAAGGGCTATCACAGCCAATTTTAGTCAATCTTTGTGATGCGAAACTGAGAAAAACTGACCAAGAAACTCAAGAGCCAGCATAATTTGATTAACTCTTTTGAGTGACTGCCATGG
Protein-coding regions in this window:
- a CDS encoding class I SAM-dependent methyltransferase is translated as MADPITKFAYQTFQQSKSLLGLTHKNLSTQLMRLLAPTNGEREGISPALMSQLQASMQVLLDEDYADAEAGVYPLSQLFDTPWQDIVQQYPRLWLDMPSTWQRAREKRYQDFDETVETDRYPSYYVQNFHHQTGGYLTEESAELYDLQVEILFNGTADPMRRRILRPLKQGLQALARPEKDLRVLDVACGTGRTLRHLRSALPSANLYGTDLSPAYLRKANQLLSERPGELPQLLQANAEELPYQDGFFQGVTSVFLFHELPPQARQNVINECFRVLEAGGTVVLNDSIQAIDSPEFRPLMDGFYQMFHEPYYRHYMEDDLCDRLGQAGFVDIQTSNHFMSKIWVARKPIA